In a single window of the Sulfurimonas sp. hsl 1-7 genome:
- a CDS encoding bifunctional diguanylate cyclase/phosphodiesterase — protein sequence MKKIKNIWSLFFILFSFISIVFLYIAYLRYNAILETNKTLTSSYNKILYNSLDTTLSQNEVLLDTLAQELLSFELLKNKENSRELLQKALENSKYVIGFGLTDTKGNLLVTSANIDIKKTPNILTNDAVRTTFEKALKSDRMVVGRTYFFPPLNSWVIPVRKAVRDHEGNILGVMIAGLVNNKQNNIFNGISLDDERTILLVHDLDKNNQYYRMYFSNKHDSDYKKMYENPLKKTTYAVLMENLQKEFHISSIEEIKDGKIYYTSTKLPNHKSIFLSISYNQKYKIWVVVSQKQAFVNTVVFDNLLSIFTIYFFIIISFVLFFRTIARKEKEKEAELIYKVNHDTLTGHYNRDYIGNDTAVIEGLKDKEFEVIFLDIDNFKNINDRFGHHIGDKVLVGLSGKLNKFFNEEDIIIRHGGDEFIVLSFSKLDHNELIELISTPCAIDELEFRLGVSMGISKYPYDSVNLDELFSMADIAMHEAKKVRNSYKYFNQEMYQKSMENSDIEHQLRHALDNDEFYMMYQPQISSDMQIYGVEALIRWENKKLGFVPPDKFISVAEDNGMILKIGEWVINRSLRDIKEIWEETGHKFHISLNISVIQFMEAGFLEVLLDAISEIGIDKTYVTLEITESLAIEEFNYVIPLLNKVRENGIEISLDDFGTGYSSLSILNKLPISEIKIDKQFVDGVLKNTENSLIKTIFSIGKNFSFKIVCEGTETAAQVEVLKEHGCDIFQGYHFSKPLKKDQLIRYIKDFYDRR from the coding sequence ATGAAAAAAATTAAAAATATATGGTCATTGTTCTTTATACTATTTTCATTTATCTCAATAGTCTTTCTATATATCGCTTATCTTAGATATAACGCAATTTTAGAAACAAATAAAACTCTTACATCTTCGTACAATAAAATTCTATATAACAGTTTAGATACAACACTGAGTCAAAATGAGGTGTTGTTAGATACATTGGCTCAAGAACTTTTATCTTTTGAACTCTTAAAAAATAAAGAGAATTCAAGAGAACTTCTTCAAAAAGCTTTAGAAAATTCCAAATATGTTATTGGCTTTGGACTCACAGATACAAAAGGGAACCTTTTAGTAACAAGTGCAAATATCGACATAAAAAAGACACCAAATATTTTAACAAACGATGCAGTGAGAACTACATTTGAAAAAGCTTTAAAGAGCGATCGAATGGTGGTCGGGCGTACATATTTTTTCCCACCTTTAAACTCTTGGGTAATCCCTGTAAGAAAAGCTGTACGTGATCATGAAGGAAATATTTTAGGAGTTATGATCGCCGGTCTTGTAAACAATAAGCAAAACAATATTTTTAACGGTATCTCTTTAGATGATGAAAGAACAATACTTTTAGTACATGATTTAGATAAAAACAATCAGTATTATAGAATGTATTTTAGCAATAAACACGACTCTGACTATAAGAAGATGTATGAAAATCCCCTAAAGAAAACCACTTATGCTGTACTTATGGAGAATTTACAAAAAGAGTTTCATATCTCAAGCATTGAAGAGATTAAAGATGGAAAGATCTATTATACATCTACAAAACTGCCAAACCACAAAAGTATATTTCTATCGATCTCTTATAATCAAAAATACAAGATCTGGGTCGTAGTGTCCCAAAAACAAGCGTTTGTAAACACGGTAGTATTTGACAATTTATTATCAATTTTTACTATTTACTTCTTTATTATTATAAGTTTTGTTCTTTTCTTTAGAACAATTGCAAGAAAAGAGAAGGAAAAAGAGGCAGAGTTGATCTATAAAGTGAACCATGACACTTTAACAGGTCACTACAATAGGGATTATATAGGGAATGATACTGCTGTAATTGAAGGTTTAAAAGATAAAGAGTTTGAAGTAATATTTTTAGATATAGACAATTTTAAAAATATCAATGATCGCTTTGGCCACCATATAGGAGATAAAGTACTAGTCGGGCTCTCAGGGAAGTTAAATAAGTTCTTTAATGAAGAAGATATTATCATCCGTCACGGCGGAGATGAGTTTATCGTCCTAAGTTTTTCTAAGCTTGATCATAACGAGCTGATAGAACTGATATCAACACCTTGTGCAATCGATGAACTAGAATTTAGACTTGGAGTGAGTATGGGGATCTCTAAATATCCATACGATTCTGTGAACTTGGACGAGCTTTTCAGTATGGCCGACATAGCTATGCATGAAGCAAAAAAAGTGCGTAATTCCTACAAGTACTTTAACCAAGAGATGTATCAAAAATCTATGGAAAATTCAGATATAGAACACCAGCTCAGACACGCTTTGGATAATGATGAATTTTACATGATGTATCAACCGCAAATATCTTCAGATATGCAGATATACGGCGTAGAAGCTCTAATAAGATGGGAAAACAAAAAGCTGGGCTTTGTACCGCCTGACAAGTTTATATCTGTTGCCGAAGATAACGGAATGATCTTAAAGATCGGTGAATGGGTCATAAATAGATCTTTACGTGATATAAAAGAGATTTGGGAAGAGACGGGACATAAGTTTCATATCTCGTTAAATATATCTGTTATACAGTTTATGGAAGCAGGGTTTTTAGAGGTACTTTTAGATGCGATTTCTGAGATAGGGATAGATAAAACCTATGTTACTCTTGAAATTACCGAAAGTTTGGCTATTGAAGAGTTTAACTATGTAATTCCACTCTTAAATAAAGTAAGAGAAAACGGGATCGAGATCTCTCTTGATGACTTTGGTACGGGGTACTCTTCACTCTCGATCTTAAATAAGCTTCCGATCTCTGAAATTAAGATCGATAAACAGTTTGTAGATGGTGTTCTGAAAAATACTGAGAACTCCTTGATAAAGACCATATTCTCTATCGGGAAAAACTTCTCGTTTAAGATCGTATGTGAGGGAACTGAGACAGCAGCACAAGTGGAAGTACTTAAAGAACACGGATGTGATATTTTTCAAGGGTATCATTTCTCAAAACCGTTAAAAAAAGATCAGTTGATTAGATATATAAAGGACTTTTATGATCGAAGATAA
- the nspC gene encoding carboxynorspermidine decarboxylase, giving the protein MRDIPTPAYVCEEELLEKNLKLLEYVQEESGAKIILALKGFAMWSTFDLVAKYLQGCTASGLHEAKLAREEFCRHNEKAEVHTYSPAFKEEDIEEIAKISDHIVFNSPNQLKRFVLKVKEINPNIEISLRLNPEVSSSPVDIYNPCGLYSRLGTTLANFDESILEHLDGLNFHALCEQDADALEEVLLSFEEKFGKYFKNLKYVNFGGGHHITRKDYDVEKLVWLIKEFKKKYNNIDVYLEPGEAVGWQTGYLVSTVLDTFHNGMDVAILDTSAEAHMPDTLAMPYRADVRGSGEAGEKPYTYRMGGNTCLAGDIMGDYSFDEPLKIGDKIIFEDQIHYTFVKNTTFNGIALPSLAIKRKDGTIEVIKQFGYDDYKGRLS; this is encoded by the coding sequence TTGAGAGATATACCTACACCGGCATATGTATGTGAAGAAGAATTATTAGAGAAAAATCTAAAACTACTTGAGTATGTACAAGAAGAAAGCGGTGCAAAAATTATTTTAGCACTTAAAGGTTTTGCTATGTGGTCTACTTTTGACCTTGTTGCAAAATATTTACAAGGGTGCACGGCAAGCGGTTTACACGAAGCTAAATTAGCTCGTGAAGAGTTTTGCAGACACAACGAAAAAGCAGAAGTACATACATACTCACCCGCCTTTAAAGAGGAAGATATTGAAGAGATCGCAAAAATCTCTGATCACATAGTATTTAATTCTCCAAATCAATTGAAGAGATTTGTTTTAAAAGTCAAAGAGATAAATCCGAATATAGAAATTTCTTTACGTCTTAACCCTGAAGTTTCATCCTCTCCGGTGGATATTTATAACCCTTGCGGTCTTTATTCACGCCTTGGAACAACACTTGCAAACTTTGATGAGAGTATACTTGAACACCTTGATGGGCTGAATTTCCATGCCTTATGTGAGCAAGATGCTGATGCACTTGAAGAGGTTTTACTCTCTTTTGAGGAAAAGTTTGGAAAATATTTTAAAAATTTAAAGTATGTAAACTTTGGAGGAGGACATCATATTACTAGAAAAGATTATGATGTTGAGAAACTTGTTTGGTTAATCAAAGAATTTAAGAAAAAATATAACAATATTGATGTTTATCTAGAACCAGGTGAAGCTGTCGGTTGGCAAACTGGATATCTTGTTTCAACAGTCTTAGATACATTTCACAACGGTATGGATGTAGCTATTTTAGATACGTCAGCCGAGGCTCATATGCCGGACACTTTAGCGATGCCTTATCGTGCAGATGTGAGAGGCAGCGGTGAAGCGGGTGAAAAGCCTTACACATATAGAATGGGTGGAAATACTTGTCTTGCAGGTGATATTATGGGGGATTACTCTTTTGATGAACCGTTAAAGATTGGTGATAAAATAATTTTTGAAGATCAAATACACTATACTTTTGTGAAAAATACAACTTTCAACGGAATAGCTTTGCCATCATTGGCAATTAAAAGAAAAGATGGTACGATAGAAGTTATTAAACAGTTCGGATACGATGATTATAAAGGGCGATTGTCATAA
- a CDS encoding ABC transporter permease, whose protein sequence is MTKRTSFAIFKSVVIALFLREVQTRFGTKKMGYFWAIFDAMLMVLIFAGLKSAISDNSMPGIDFPVFLATSFLAFFLWKNIVSKSMSAFSANQALFAYRQVKPFDTIVTRVILEILVSSVATLVFLAIGVYFEFDIAIKDFNMVMFAVVWLCVFGFGLGLMSAVFAYFYETFGKIMNIIMTPLLFVSALMYTVDSLPPVLREIILYNPLVHFIEMIHGFYFHALDTQYVDYEYMIYWTLLPLFIGLFFYTKSEKRILSS, encoded by the coding sequence ATGACAAAGAGAACATCATTTGCTATTTTCAAGTCGGTTGTTATTGCCCTTTTTTTAAGAGAGGTACAAACTCGCTTTGGAACTAAAAAGATGGGATATTTTTGGGCAATTTTCGATGCTATGTTAATGGTTTTAATCTTTGCCGGTTTAAAATCTGCTATTTCTGATAACTCAATGCCTGGTATTGATTTCCCAGTATTTTTAGCAACAAGTTTTTTAGCATTTTTTTTATGGAAAAATATTGTTAGTAAATCTATGAGTGCTTTTTCAGCTAACCAAGCTCTTTTTGCCTATAGACAGGTGAAACCTTTTGATACTATTGTAACTCGTGTTATTTTAGAAATTTTAGTAAGTAGTGTGGCTACACTTGTTTTTTTAGCAATTGGAGTTTATTTTGAATTTGATATTGCCATAAAAGATTTTAATATGGTAATGTTTGCAGTTGTATGGCTCTGTGTTTTTGGTTTTGGACTTGGGCTTATGTCTGCTGTATTTGCATACTTTTACGAGACCTTTGGAAAAATAATGAATATTATTATGACACCTCTTCTTTTTGTCTCAGCACTTATGTACACGGTAGACTCTCTTCCTCCAGTGCTTAGAGAGATCATCCTTTACAATCCACTTGTTCATTTTATAGAGATGATTCACGGTTTTTATTTTCACGCACTCGATACTCAGTATGTTGACTATGAGTATATGATCTACTGGACTCTTTTACCACTATTTATAGGTTTGTTCTTTTACACAAAAAGTGAGAAAAGGATTCTCTCTTCATGA
- a CDS encoding ABC transporter ATP-binding protein, producing MIELRNATKYFQTKHEKKYILNNVSITIPSGKNVGILGRNGAGKSTLLRMLGGIDFPNSGVISSQNSFSWPMGLAGGFQGSMTGRQNVKFVCRIYGKSEYEIEEAVESVRAFAEIGDYFDMPIKTYSSGMKSRLSFGLSLVFDFDYLIIDETLSVGDKNFQEKSKKALRKKIENCNVLLVSHSMPVLKEICDAGIVVHQGKIHYCDDINDAINTYNKINK from the coding sequence ATGATTGAACTTCGAAATGCTACAAAATATTTTCAGACAAAACATGAAAAAAAATATATCCTTAACAATGTCTCGATCACGATCCCTTCTGGGAAAAATGTAGGGATTTTGGGGCGTAACGGTGCAGGAAAGTCAACCCTTCTTAGAATGCTTGGTGGTATAGATTTCCCAAATTCAGGAGTGATTAGCTCGCAAAATAGTTTTTCATGGCCTATGGGACTTGCAGGTGGTTTTCAAGGTTCTATGACGGGGCGTCAAAATGTAAAATTTGTATGTCGCATCTATGGAAAGAGTGAGTATGAGATTGAAGAAGCTGTCGAGTCGGTAAGAGCGTTTGCCGAGATCGGAGATTATTTCGATATGCCGATTAAAACATATTCGAGCGGTATGAAATCACGTCTTAGTTTTGGGCTGAGTTTGGTTTTTGATTTTGATTATCTAATCATAGATGAAACACTTTCAGTTGGGGATAAAAACTTTCAAGAGAAGTCAAAAAAAGCATTAAGAAAAAAGATAGAAAATTGTAATGTTTTACTAGTAAGTCACTCTATGCCGGTTCTCAAAGAGATTTGTGATGCCGGAATAGTTGTGCATCAAGGGAAGATACACTACTGTGATGACATTAATGATGCAATAAATACATACAATAAGATAAACAAATAA
- a CDS encoding class I SAM-dependent methyltransferase, translating to MIEDKERWNKRHVEKPMRHSVEPLLEKYMKEANVGKALDIACGIGRNTHFMHEQGFEVDAVDISDYALSQIKEDEKIKKIETDLDTYNLELENYDLIVNINFLSRRLHPQIKDALKPEGVLIYETFIIAHGDFQSPSNPEFLLRKNELLHAFIGLDIIYYEERDDINLRGENTRVASLVARKP from the coding sequence ATGATCGAAGATAAAGAGCGATGGAATAAACGACATGTTGAAAAACCTATGCGTCACAGTGTAGAACCTCTTTTAGAAAAGTATATGAAAGAGGCGAATGTTGGAAAAGCTTTAGATATAGCTTGCGGAATAGGGCGTAATACTCATTTTATGCACGAGCAAGGATTTGAAGTAGATGCGGTAGACATAAGTGACTATGCACTTTCTCAGATCAAAGAAGATGAAAAGATCAAGAAAATTGAAACCGATTTAGATACTTACAATCTTGAGTTAGAAAACTACGATCTGATCGTCAATATTAACTTCCTAAGCAGACGTTTACATCCACAGATTAAAGATGCACTCAAACCTGAGGGAGTACTAATATACGAGACTTTTATCATAGCTCACGGAGATTTTCAAAGCCCTTCAAATCCAGAATTTTTACTGAGAAAAAATGAACTTTTACATGCTTTTATAGGTTTAGATATTATCTATTATGAAGAGCGTGATGACATTAATTTACGTGGTGAAAACACGAGAGTCGCTTCTTTGGTAGCTAGAAAGCCTTAA
- a CDS encoding MFS transporter has translation MNKKEKIFAVTGMINYIIVVFLNAFTDLGHKIIIQNTIFKMYDGSTQIMLTAIVNALILFPFILVFSPAGFLADRFAKSKVMQHSALFGLVLTLLITFTYYKGWFFFAFALTFLLALQSAIYSPAKYGYIKELVGEKLISSGNAAVQATTTVAILGGIIIYSIFFESLYSESLTTKEEILQAIAPLGWLLVLGMTVEWVLTLKMPNTQAQSSKRTFVLKRYIKGVYLHKNLKAISRKQEILDAILALSFFWSISQVVLAIFGEYAKTEIGITNTVFVQGVMALAGIGIVAGSIIAAKLSKNHINLGITGIGAIFLTAIVFLVPFVHSMWIIAIMFTSFGVFSAFLLVPLNARIQYLASNVHLGMILAASNFVQNIFMFSFLVITTFFAYFGMNAEVLFYMMGFVGIYLIYKLFKNYFAEIFWSVVGAFISLRYKVVYEGLENLSDNKAILLLGNHVSWLDWAILQFPFRRKINYMMDKDIYSIKWLQPLLKKGEVIPLSSRAFKDAFKEASRRLKAKRVVAIFPEGAIARNTDITNFQKGFELIDGGYDGYVVPFFIDGMFGSKFAKNKKPNQHNGFFSRRTVKVIFGAPLSKNIKANEVEEKIKQMKEEHGIK, from the coding sequence ATGAATAAAAAAGAGAAAATATTTGCCGTAACGGGGATGATTAACTACATTATTGTAGTTTTTCTCAACGCTTTTACCGATTTAGGGCATAAGATAATTATTCAAAATACTATCTTTAAAATGTATGACGGTTCAACGCAAATCATGTTAACTGCAATCGTCAATGCATTGATCCTATTCCCTTTTATTTTAGTTTTTTCTCCTGCCGGTTTTTTAGCTGATCGATTTGCAAAAAGTAAAGTGATGCAACATTCGGCTCTTTTTGGGCTTGTATTAACTCTGCTCATCACCTTTACATATTATAAAGGGTGGTTTTTCTTCGCATTTGCTTTAACGTTCTTACTTGCCCTTCAAAGTGCCATATACTCCCCTGCAAAGTACGGGTACATAAAAGAGTTGGTTGGAGAGAAGTTGATAAGTAGTGGAAATGCTGCCGTTCAAGCCACAACAACTGTTGCTATTTTGGGTGGGATCATTATCTACTCGATCTTTTTTGAGAGCTTATACTCAGAGAGTTTAACTACAAAAGAGGAGATACTTCAAGCGATTGCCCCTTTAGGATGGCTTTTGGTACTTGGGATGACTGTAGAATGGGTGCTGACATTAAAAATGCCAAATACCCAGGCTCAATCAAGCAAGAGGACATTTGTTCTTAAAAGATACATCAAAGGTGTATATCTTCATAAAAACCTTAAAGCGATTAGTAGAAAACAAGAGATACTCGATGCTATTTTAGCACTCAGCTTCTTTTGGTCTATCTCTCAAGTTGTGTTGGCCATATTTGGTGAGTATGCAAAAACAGAGATAGGGATTACAAATACCGTATTTGTTCAAGGTGTTATGGCCTTAGCAGGGATCGGGATAGTAGCGGGTTCGATCATTGCGGCAAAACTTTCAAAAAATCATATCAATTTAGGTATCACAGGTATCGGTGCAATCTTTTTAACGGCAATAGTATTTTTAGTTCCGTTTGTACACTCTATGTGGATTATAGCTATTATGTTTACCTCTTTTGGTGTTTTTTCGGCATTTTTACTTGTCCCTTTAAATGCCCGTATTCAGTATCTTGCTTCAAATGTACATTTAGGAATGATATTAGCGGCAAGCAACTTTGTACAAAATATCTTTATGTTCTCATTTTTAGTGATAACAACTTTTTTTGCTTATTTTGGAATGAATGCCGAAGTACTATTTTATATGATGGGCTTTGTTGGAATTTATCTCATCTATAAATTGTTTAAAAACTATTTTGCTGAAATTTTTTGGAGTGTAGTAGGGGCGTTTATATCTTTGCGTTATAAAGTGGTGTATGAAGGTCTAGAAAACCTCTCTGATAACAAGGCGATCTTATTGCTTGGAAACCATGTAAGCTGGTTGGACTGGGCAATATTGCAATTTCCGTTTAGACGAAAAATAAACTACATGATGGATAAAGATATCTATTCGATCAAGTGGTTACAACCGCTACTCAAAAAAGGGGAGGTTATACCACTTTCTTCTCGAGCATTTAAAGATGCATTTAAAGAAGCTTCCCGCAGGTTAAAAGCTAAAAGAGTCGTAGCTATTTTCCCCGAAGGTGCCATAGCAAGAAATACCGATATAACAAACTTTCAAAAAGGGTTTGAATTGATAGATGGTGGCTATGACGGTTATGTCGTTCCTTTTTTCATAGATGGGATGTTTGGCAGCAAATTTGCAAAAAATAAAAAACCGAATCAACACAATGGCTTTTTTTCAAGACGTACAGTAAAAGTAATTTTTGGAGCACCTCTTTCTAAAAATATAAAAGCAAATGAAGTAGAGGAAAAAATAAAACAGATGAAGGAAGAACATGGAATTAAATAA
- a CDS encoding diacylglycerol kinase — protein MELNKPKHNLFRNGKYALEGFVDIVKHETSFKWQLLMLFSMGIIAWVLPIDFSYSAILFISLFIPVASEVANSAVERVVDLVTLDYHIMAKKAKDVGATLVLLSLIVTGMIWIFVLLIAFKMV, from the coding sequence ATGGAATTAAATAAACCGAAACATAATCTTTTTAGAAATGGTAAATATGCACTTGAGGGGTTTGTAGACATTGTAAAGCATGAAACATCATTTAAGTGGCAGCTTTTAATGCTCTTTAGTATGGGGATCATAGCATGGGTATTGCCTATAGATTTTTCCTATTCGGCTATTTTGTTTATCTCTTTATTTATACCGGTAGCTTCGGAAGTGGCAAACTCTGCGGTTGAGAGAGTTGTAGACCTTGTGACTCTTGATTATCACATCATGGCAAAAAAAGCAAAAGATGTAGGGGCTACACTTGTTTTACTTAGTTTGATTGTGACGGGCATGATTTGGATTTTTGTCCTGCTGATCGCATTTAAGATGGTCTAA
- a CDS encoding saccharopine dehydrogenase family protein, which translates to MNTTLIIGAGGVGRVVAHKCAMNADVFGKIILASRTKSKCDEIASEIKNVTIETASIDADNTEELIEFIKQIGADIVINVALPYQDLTIMDACIATNTPYLDTANYEHPDEAKFEYKEQWARDEKFKEAGIMGLLGSGFDPGATNVFCAYAQKHYFDEIHYIDILDCNAGDHGYPFATNFNPEINLREVSAKGRYWENGEWIETEPMEIMQVWDYPEVGPKDSYLLYHEEMESLVQNIKGLKRIRFFMTFGQSYLKHMEVLQNVGMLGIEPVEHQGQKIIPIEFLKTLLPDPASLGPRTKGKTNIGIVAEGIKDGVKKKIYIYQVKDHEECYKEVLSQGVSYTTGVPAMIGAKLMLEEIWSGTGVFNMEQLDPDPFMEEMNKQGLPWKVKELEV; encoded by the coding sequence ATGAATACAACATTGATTATTGGTGCCGGTGGAGTAGGAAGAGTTGTTGCGCATAAATGTGCAATGAATGCTGATGTATTTGGAAAAATCATCCTTGCAAGCCGTACAAAATCTAAGTGTGATGAGATCGCTTCGGAAATTAAAAATGTAACTATTGAGACAGCAAGTATTGATGCTGATAATACTGAAGAACTTATTGAATTTATAAAACAAATTGGTGCTGATATTGTTATTAACGTGGCATTACCGTATCAAGATTTAACTATTATGGATGCATGTATTGCTACAAATACACCGTATTTAGATACTGCAAACTATGAACATCCTGATGAAGCTAAGTTTGAGTACAAAGAGCAGTGGGCAAGAGACGAGAAATTTAAAGAAGCTGGTATTATGGGACTTCTTGGAAGTGGCTTCGATCCTGGTGCTACAAATGTATTTTGTGCATATGCGCAAAAGCATTACTTTGACGAGATCCATTACATTGACATTTTAGATTGTAATGCCGGTGATCACGGGTATCCGTTTGCAACAAACTTCAACCCTGAGATTAATCTTCGTGAAGTAAGTGCAAAAGGGCGCTACTGGGAAAACGGTGAGTGGATAGAAACTGAGCCTATGGAGATTATGCAAGTTTGGGATTATCCTGAAGTAGGGCCGAAAGACTCTTATCTTCTTTACCATGAAGAGATGGAATCGCTTGTACAAAATATTAAAGGTTTAAAACGTATCCGTTTCTTTATGACATTTGGACAAAGTTATCTAAAACATATGGAAGTGCTTCAAAATGTTGGTATGCTAGGGATTGAGCCTGTTGAGCACCAAGGGCAAAAAATTATTCCGATCGAGTTCTTAAAAACATTGCTTCCTGATCCAGCATCTCTTGGTCCTAGAACTAAAGGGAAAACAAACATCGGTATTGTTGCTGAAGGTATTAAAGACGGTGTGAAGAAAAAAATCTACATCTACCAAGTAAAAGATCATGAAGAGTGCTATAAAGAGGTACTTTCTCAGGGAGTTTCATATACAACCGGAGTTCCTGCAATGATTGGTGCAAAACTGATGTTAGAAGAGATTTGGAGCGGTACAGGTGTGTTTAATATGGAACAGCTTGATCCGGATCCATTTATGGAAGAGATGAACAAACAAGGACTTCCTTGGAAAGTTAAAGAGCTGGAAGTGTAA
- a CDS encoding DUF695 domain-containing protein, translating into MTQHYYKQEDGQKIATEVNLNAYAYSQKYSWLFSVFIKFDLEDKAQEKYEEFLDTKASIIMSIEHDDAAKYVGSRVVDGWTELYFYSKDSKSLNNKVSPILSSLEYPYEANVVRDGKWDFYTHNLYPTELESHHMQSREVLEMLIDEDDDLSIARPVEHYVYFDTPTQKERYVKNLSLEGFEYKDDIDSEDFDNGIALVKTHELLPEVVDKAVEAVYESLQKDHGHYEGWSTTLIDDAIND; encoded by the coding sequence ATGACACAACATTACTATAAACAAGAAGATGGGCAAAAAATAGCGACGGAAGTGAACTTAAATGCTTATGCATACTCTCAAAAGTATTCATGGCTTTTTAGTGTATTTATCAAGTTTGATTTAGAAGATAAAGCACAAGAGAAATATGAAGAATTTTTAGATACTAAAGCATCTATCATTATGAGTATAGAGCATGATGATGCGGCAAAATATGTAGGAAGCAGGGTAGTTGACGGGTGGACGGAGCTTTACTTTTATTCTAAAGATTCTAAATCTTTAAATAATAAAGTTTCACCAATTCTTAGTTCACTTGAATATCCTTACGAAGCAAATGTTGTAAGAGACGGTAAATGGGATTTTTATACACATAATCTTTATCCGACAGAACTTGAATCACACCACATGCAAAGTAGAGAAGTTTTAGAGATGTTGATAGATGAGGATGATGACCTAAGTATTGCACGTCCGGTAGAACATTATGTTTACTTTGATACGCCAACGCAAAAAGAGCGTTATGTTAAAAATTTATCGTTAGAGGGCTTTGAATACAAAGATGATATAGATTCAGAAGATTTTGACAACGGTATCGCACTTGTTAAAACACACGAGCTTTTACCTGAAGTAGTAGACAAAGCGGTAGAAGCTGTTTATGAAAGTTTACAAAAAGATCATGGGCATTACGAAGGGTGGAGTACTACTCTTATAGATGACGCTATAAACGATTGA
- a CDS encoding HDOD domain-containing protein has translation MTFADIAQRIETLPSLSSIAEEIQDIYSGKTGDIDIVKLSKAIESDAMLTANILKMINSPYYGFKTKISSITLAITLLGARKIIVLVIHYALLNNVKADMSVYNLTNEQFNELCHLQSALMLQWFSQIDVQEAGFLSSLALIMEGGKLILAHEVIESEYTSEFRQGFNECENSDEYERELLGVTSYYISAKLFEHWNLDELYIKILEGLNEQECSQDDKKICEFIKALNIVRTAINVKEVLTEDSISKSVKLVEEMGYDHKYFEHTAYRLQAKYLNLNIEN, from the coding sequence ATGACTTTTGCCGACATAGCACAAAGGATTGAGACTCTCCCTTCACTTTCTTCGATAGCTGAAGAGATACAAGATATCTACAGCGGTAAAACTGGAGATATCGATATTGTAAAGCTGTCTAAGGCGATAGAGTCAGATGCTATGTTAACGGCAAATATTTTAAAGATGATCAACTCTCCGTATTACGGATTTAAAACTAAGATTTCATCTATTACTCTGGCAATTACTCTGCTGGGGGCAAGAAAGATTATAGTTTTAGTGATCCACTACGCTTTGTTAAACAATGTAAAAGCCGATATGAGTGTTTACAATCTTACGAATGAACAGTTTAATGAATTGTGCCACCTGCAAAGTGCATTAATGTTACAATGGTTTTCCCAAATTGATGTTCAAGAAGCAGGCTTTTTATCATCATTAGCACTTATTATGGAGGGCGGAAAACTCATCTTAGCGCATGAAGTTATAGAGAGTGAGTATACAAGTGAATTTCGCCAAGGTTTTAATGAGTGTGAAAATTCAGATGAGTATGAACGGGAACTTTTGGGAGTAACAAGTTACTACATCTCGGCAAAGCTGTTTGAGCATTGGAATCTGGATGAACTATATATTAAGATTTTAGAAGGGCTTAATGAGCAAGAGTGCTCTCAAGACGATAAAAAAATTTGTGAATTTATTAAGGCCCTTAACATAGTCCGCACAGCCATTAATGTCAAAGAGGTTTTAACCGAAGACTCTATTTCAAAAAGTGTAAAACTTGTTGAAGAGATGGGTTATGATCATAAATATTTTGAGCATACGGCTTATAGATTACAGGCAAAATATCTAAATTTGAATATTGAAAACTAG